A portion of the Actomonas aquatica genome contains these proteins:
- a CDS encoding GNAT family N-acetyltransferase, whose amino-acid sequence MSTTLERPSARWRESYLGLIAEFKARDEPLIPFPLSFPTDDFPAFLAGLEASERGENLPAGFVAHSSYWLVENDTEVVAVSNLRHELTPSLRVEGGHIGYGVRPSARRRGHATAILAATLTEARRRGIHRCLITCDRENEGSARTILRNGGVLHSEVPAPHRDCWVQRYWIELPPEG is encoded by the coding sequence ATGAGCACCACCCTCGAACGCCCGTCCGCCCGCTGGCGCGAATCCTACCTCGGCTTGATCGCCGAGTTCAAAGCCCGCGACGAGCCGCTCATTCCCTTTCCCCTTTCCTTTCCGACCGACGATTTCCCGGCATTCCTCGCCGGCCTCGAAGCCAGTGAGCGCGGCGAAAACCTCCCGGCCGGTTTCGTCGCCCACTCCAGCTATTGGCTGGTGGAAAACGATACCGAGGTCGTCGCCGTCTCCAATCTGCGGCACGAGCTCACGCCGAGCCTGCGCGTCGAAGGTGGTCACATCGGCTACGGCGTGCGCCCATCCGCCCGCCGCCGCGGCCATGCCACCGCCATTCTCGCCGCCACGCTAACCGAGGCGCGCCGACGCGGCATCCACCGCTGTCTGATCACCTGCGACCGCGAAAACGAGGGCTCCGCCCGCACCATCCTGCGCAACGGCGGTGTGCTGCACTCCGAAGTGCCGGCCCCCCACCGCGACTGCTGGGTGCAGCGTTACTGGATCGAGCTACCGCCCGAGGGGTAA
- the mnmA gene encoding tRNA 2-thiouridine(34) synthase MnmA — MSSSSRILVALSGGVDSAVAALQLQRAGYDVEAAYMKNWINEDEIIGDCPWQQDITDARAVAEHLGIPFRVVNLMQEYRERVVAYLLDGYQRGLTPNPDVMCNRDIKFGVFAQWARGHGFDAVATGHYAQRRPLDAVAGVVDPGSPAAAGPFALIEGADPNKDQTYFLALMSQAQLALARFPIGHLQKPELRRLAAEAGLPNATKKDSQGICFIGQIKMADFLREYVPDAPGPIVRATDDTVLGEHRGLHFYTLGQRRGIGIPSNTDGKAYVVVGKRAADRALLVAFDGPDAPGLHQSEVKVHSLRWNTPTPPTTATDLEGKVRYRDPRVPLHFSPDPDDPTAATISFRDPQRGLASGQILALYDGPRLLGGGVYL; from the coding sequence ATGTCCTCCTCCTCCCGCATTCTGGTCGCCCTCTCCGGCGGCGTGGACAGCGCCGTCGCCGCCCTGCAACTGCAGCGCGCGGGCTACGACGTGGAAGCGGCTTACATGAAGAATTGGATCAACGAGGACGAAATCATCGGCGATTGTCCGTGGCAGCAGGACATCACCGACGCCCGCGCCGTCGCCGAGCACCTCGGTATCCCGTTTCGCGTGGTCAACCTGATGCAAGAGTATCGCGAACGTGTCGTCGCCTACCTGCTCGATGGCTACCAACGCGGCCTCACGCCGAATCCCGATGTGATGTGCAACCGCGACATCAAGTTCGGCGTATTCGCCCAGTGGGCCCGCGGTCACGGCTTCGACGCCGTCGCCACCGGCCACTACGCCCAACGCCGCCCCCTAGATGCTGTAGCCGGGGTCGTCGACCCCGGCTCCCCGGCCGCCGCCGGTCCCTTCGCCCTCATCGAAGGCGCCGATCCCAACAAGGACCAAACCTACTTCCTCGCGCTCATGTCGCAGGCGCAGCTCGCCCTCGCCCGCTTCCCCATCGGTCACCTGCAAAAACCCGAGCTGCGTCGCCTCGCCGCCGAAGCCGGACTGCCCAACGCCACCAAGAAGGACAGCCAGGGCATCTGCTTCATCGGTCAAATCAAGATGGCCGACTTCCTGCGCGAATACGTGCCCGACGCCCCCGGCCCCATCGTGCGCGCCACCGACGACACCGTGCTCGGTGAACACCGCGGCCTGCATTTCTACACCCTCGGCCAACGCCGCGGCATCGGCATCCCCTCCAACACCGACGGCAAAGCTTACGTGGTCGTCGGCAAACGCGCCGCCGATCGCGCCCTGCTCGTCGCCTTTGACGGCCCCGACGCCCCCGGCCTGCATCAATCCGAGGTCAAAGTGCACAGCCTGCGCTGGAACACCCCCACCCCGCCCACCACCGCCACCGACCTTGAGGGTAAAGTGCGCTACCGCGATCCGCGCGTGCCGCTGCACTTCAGCCCCGATCCCGACGACCCGACGGCTGCCACCATCTCTTTCCGCGATCCGCAACGCGGTCTCGCCTCCGGCCAAATCCTCGCCCTCTACGACGGTCCCCGCCTCCTCGGCGGCGGCGTTTATCTCTAG
- a CDS encoding alpha-amylase family glycosyl hydrolase: MPSRANRIVQAWFNSPTSGVLELARDWKARHAPPVKFSGGLRVSSLKRVRDHSYGSESGYFVSRAGRIFFFLSNGAHPKPFARSKSVYLAGDFNGWGDAIGQEDWLMREATLDGQPVLLWCGEAAPFLAHPPMRFKFVDDEGHWFDVPGDAPNVVADDGGNRNRVVDPDRTGQHLYTFELAKPIDLTQSWRAHWAVADGDHSVPIRPGAYFNQLESKLPQGVRIEDGDTVFRLFAPRARTVELVLREPDEGGEIPAEGVRVALSRSEADPTTWEVIIEGNLHGWLYHYHLDGPRDEFSLFDPAQPVLDPWAIAAVGREGPGVVVDRSQFAPPRKPSGYRTPSWQDLVICEAHVRDLVAGAPIELTAEERRGFAGLAKWVRSPAFYLHRLGVNAVELQPIQEFDNETTEEYHWGYMTNNYFAPESSYALDPVRASGVKELQDVVRAFHERGTAVILDVVYNHVGVPGHLMFIDKLYYFAVGQEGDLSNWSGCGNDLRADAAMATRLIIESCTHLLKTYDVDGFRFDLAELLGVEVLKQIEIALKRVKPDVVLIAEPWSFRGHIAGALGETGWASWNDGYRRFLKDYVRGGSSREAFEYYLKGSPWYFAHWPAQTVNYVESHDDRTWIDEITENSDGNGHLPTANDRRRTHLMAAVLFSSIGIPMISAGQDFLRSKHGVNNTYQRGDLNALDYRRLERFSGTHTYFAEWIAFRGSETGRLLRHFSRASEGFFQFWWAPDTAAAVVLYNADLSAGDEQLLFAVNPTLHDVEVEVDATLVVGVWRRVADHEGFARPDLPAWETPLDSRIWVPALGCGLWQRVE, translated from the coding sequence ATGCCTTCCCGAGCCAATCGTATTGTCCAAGCCTGGTTCAACTCGCCCACCAGCGGCGTGTTGGAGCTGGCCCGTGACTGGAAGGCGCGCCACGCGCCGCCGGTCAAATTCTCCGGGGGTCTGCGCGTCTCCTCCCTCAAGCGAGTGCGCGATCATTCCTATGGCAGCGAGAGCGGCTATTTCGTGAGCCGGGCGGGCCGGATTTTCTTTTTCCTGTCGAATGGGGCGCATCCCAAGCCGTTTGCGCGCAGCAAGTCGGTGTATCTGGCGGGCGACTTCAATGGCTGGGGCGACGCGATTGGCCAGGAAGATTGGCTGATGCGGGAGGCGACGCTGGATGGTCAGCCGGTGCTATTGTGGTGTGGCGAAGCCGCGCCGTTTTTGGCGCATCCGCCGATGCGGTTCAAATTTGTCGACGACGAAGGGCATTGGTTCGACGTGCCCGGCGATGCACCCAACGTGGTGGCGGACGACGGTGGCAACCGCAACCGCGTGGTGGATCCGGATCGCACCGGCCAGCACCTTTACACCTTTGAGTTGGCGAAGCCGATCGACCTCACGCAGTCGTGGCGGGCTCACTGGGCGGTGGCTGACGGTGACCATTCGGTGCCGATTCGACCGGGCGCGTATTTCAATCAATTGGAATCAAAGTTGCCACAGGGCGTGCGTATTGAAGATGGGGATACGGTATTTCGCCTCTTTGCACCGCGGGCCCGCACGGTGGAGCTGGTGCTGCGGGAGCCGGATGAGGGGGGCGAGATTCCGGCGGAAGGCGTGCGCGTGGCGTTGAGCCGGAGTGAAGCCGATCCCACGACTTGGGAGGTGATCATCGAAGGCAACCTGCACGGATGGCTCTACCACTACCACCTGGATGGTCCGCGCGATGAGTTCAGCCTCTTCGATCCCGCACAGCCGGTGCTCGACCCGTGGGCGATCGCGGCGGTGGGGCGCGAAGGTCCGGGCGTGGTGGTGGATCGCAGTCAATTTGCGCCGCCGCGCAAACCGTCGGGTTACCGCACGCCGTCTTGGCAGGATTTGGTGATCTGCGAAGCGCACGTGCGTGACCTCGTGGCGGGCGCGCCCATCGAGTTGACGGCCGAGGAGCGGCGTGGCTTCGCCGGCCTCGCGAAGTGGGTGCGCAGTCCGGCGTTTTACCTGCATCGGCTGGGCGTGAATGCCGTCGAGCTGCAGCCCATCCAGGAATTCGATAACGAAACCACCGAGGAGTATCATTGGGGCTACATGACCAATAACTACTTCGCCCCGGAGAGCAGTTATGCGCTCGATCCGGTGCGGGCGAGTGGGGTGAAGGAGCTGCAGGACGTCGTGCGGGCATTTCATGAGCGGGGCACGGCGGTGATCCTGGATGTGGTCTACAATCATGTGGGCGTGCCCGGTCACCTCATGTTCATCGACAAGTTGTATTACTTCGCGGTGGGGCAGGAGGGCGACCTCTCCAACTGGAGTGGATGCGGCAACGACCTGCGGGCCGATGCGGCCATGGCCACGCGTCTCATCATTGAGAGCTGCACCCATCTGCTGAAGACCTACGACGTCGACGGCTTCCGCTTCGACCTCGCGGAGTTACTCGGGGTCGAGGTGCTCAAGCAGATCGAGATCGCGCTCAAACGCGTGAAACCCGACGTCGTGCTGATCGCCGAGCCGTGGAGTTTTCGTGGTCACATCGCCGGCGCGCTGGGTGAAACCGGCTGGGCGTCCTGGAACGATGGATACCGGCGCTTCCTCAAGGATTACGTGCGCGGCGGCAGCTCGCGGGAAGCGTTTGAGTATTACCTGAAGGGCTCGCCGTGGTATTTCGCGCACTGGCCGGCGCAGACGGTCAACTACGTCGAATCGCACGACGATCGCACCTGGATCGACGAGATCACCGAAAACAGCGACGGCAACGGCCACCTGCCCACCGCCAACGATCGCCGACGCACGCACCTGATGGCGGCGGTATTGTTCAGCTCCATCGGCATTCCGATGATCTCGGCCGGGCAGGATTTCCTGCGCTCCAAGCACGGCGTGAACAACACCTATCAGCGCGGCGACCTGAACGCGCTCGATTATCGGCGCCTGGAACGGTTTTCCGGGACGCACACTTATTTTGCGGAGTGGATCGCGTTTCGCGGTTCCGAGACCGGCCGACTGCTGCGGCACTTCTCCCGCGCCTCGGAAGGGTTCTTCCAGTTCTGGTGGGCGCCCGATACGGCGGCGGCGGTGGTGCTCTACAATGCCGACCTATCCGCCGGCGATGAACAGTTGCTCTTCGCCGTCAATCCGACCCTGCACGACGTCGAAGTGGAGGTGGACGCCACGCTCGTCGTCGGAGTCTGGCGTCGCGTGGCCGACCACGAAGGGTTTGCCCGCCCGGATTTGCCCGCTTGGGAGACTCCGCTCGATAGCAGGATATGGGTGCCCGCCCTCGGTTGCGGCCTCTGGCAACGGGTGGAGTAG